From the genome of Cynocephalus volans isolate mCynVol1 chromosome 14, mCynVol1.pri, whole genome shotgun sequence, one region includes:
- the DCTN1 gene encoding dynactin subunit 1 isoform X5, which translates to MAQSKRHVYSRTPSGSRMSAEASARPLRVGSRVEVIGKGHRGTVAYVGATLFATGKWVGVILDEAKGKNDGTVQGRKYFTCDEGHGIFVRQSQIQVFEDGADTTSPETPDSSVSKVLKREGTDSAAKTSKLPTRPASTGVSGASSSLGPSGSASAGELSSSEPSTPAQTPLAAPIIPTPALTSPGAAPPLPSPSKEEEGLRAQVRDLEEKLETLRLKRAEDKAKLKELEKHKIQLEQVQEWKSKMQEQQADLQRRLKEARKEAKEALEAKERYMEEMADTADAIEMATLDKEMAEERAESLQQEVEALKERVDELTTDLEILKAEIEEKGSDGAASSYQLKQLEEQNARLKDALVRMRDLSSSEKQEHVKLQKLMEKKNQELEVVRQQRERLQEELTQAEGTIDELKEQVDAALGAEEMVEMLTDRNLNLEEKVRELRETVGDLEAMNEMNDELQENARETELELREQLDMAGARVREAQKRVEAAQETVADYQQTIKKYRQLTAHLQDVNRELTNQQEASVERQQQPPPETFDFKIKFAETKAHAKAIEMELRQMEVAQANRHMSLLTAFMPDSFLRPGGDHDCVLVLLLMPRLICKAELIRKQAQEKFELSENCSERPGLRGAAGEQLSFAAGLVYSLSLLQATLHRYEHALSQCNVDVYKKVGSLYPEMSAHERSLDFLIELLHKDQLDETVNVEPLTKAIKYYQHLYSIHLADQPEDCTMQLADHIKFTQSALDCMSVEVARLRAFLQGGQEASDIALLLRDLETSCSDIHQFCKKIRRRMPGTDAPGIPAALAFGLQVSDTLLDCRKHLTWVVAVLQEVAAAAAQLIAPLAENEGLPVAALEELAFKASEQIYGTPSSSPYECLRQSCNILISTMNKLATAMQEGEYDAERPPSKPPPVELRAAALRAEITDAEGLGLKLEDRETVIKELKKSLKIKGEELSEANVRLSLLEKKLDSAAKDADERIEKVQTRLEETQTLLRKKEKDFEETMDALQADIDQLEAEKVELKQRLNSQTKRTIEGLRGPPPSGIATLVSGIAGGGTPGQAPGSMPGLGLVKDSPLLLQQISAMRLHISQLQHENSILKGAQMKAALAALPPLHVAKLSLSPPEGPGGELAAGALYRKTSQLLETLNRLSTHTHIVDITRTSPAAKSPSAQLMEQVAQLKSLSDTIEKLKDEVLKETVSQRSGATVCTDFATFPSSAFLRAKEEQQDDTVYMGKVTFSCAAGLGQRHRLVLTQEQLHQLHSRLIS; encoded by the exons ACACCCAGTGGGAGCAGGATGAGTGCAGAGGCAAGTGCCCGGCCTCTGCGAGTGGGCTCCCGTGTGGAGGTGATTGGAAAAGGCCACCGAGGCACTGTGGCCTATGTTGGAGCCACTCTCTTTGCCACTGGCAAATGGGTAGGTGTGATCCTGGATGAAGCAAAGGGCAAGAATGATGGAACTGTCCAAGGCAGGAAGTACTTCACTTGTGATGAAGGGCATGGCATCTTTGTGCGCCAATCCCAG ATCCAGGTATTTGAAGATGGTGCAGATACTACTTCTCCAGAGACACCTGATTCTTCTGTGTCAAAGGTCCTCAAACGAG AGGGAACTGATTCAGCTGCAAAGACTAGCAAACTG CCCACCCGCCCAGCCAGTACCGGGGTCTCTGGGGCCAGTAGTTCCCTGGGCCCCTCCGGCTCAGCATCAGCAGGTGAGCTGAGCAGCAGTGAGCCCAGCACCCCGGCTCAGACTCCACTGGCAGCACCCATCATCCCCACACCGGCCCTCACCTCTCCTGGAGCAGCCCCCCCACTTCCTTCCCCCTCCAAG GAAGAGGAGGGACTGAGGGCCCAGGTGCGGGACCTGGAGGAGAAACTGGAGACCCTGCGGCTGAAACGGGCAGAAGACAAGGCAAAGCTAAAAGAACTGGAGAAACACAAGATCCAGCTGGAACAAGTGCAGGAATGGAAGAGCAAAATGCAGGAGCAGCAGGCAGATCTACAGCGGCGCCTCAAAGAAGCACGGAAG GAAGCCAAAGAGGCACTGGAGGCAAAGGAACGCTACATGGAGGAGATGGCGGACACTGCTGATGCCATTGAGATGGCCACTCTTGACAAGGAGATGGCTGAAGAGCGGGCTGAGTCTCTGCAGCAGGAGGTGGAGGCATTGAAGGAGCGTGTGGATGAGCTCACCACTGACTTAGAGATCCTCAAGGCTGAGATTGAAGAGAAGG GCTCAGATGGGGCTGCGTCCAGTTATCAGCTCAAGCAGCTTGAGGAGCAGAATGCCCGCCTAAAGGATGCCCTGGTGAG GATGCGGGATCTTTCTTCTTCGGAGAAGCAGGAGCATGTGAAGCTCCAGAAGCTCATGGAAAAGAAGAACCAAGAGCTGGAAGTCGTGAGGCAACAACGGGAGCGTCTGCAGGAGGAGCTGACCCAGGCAGAGGGCACCATTGATGAGCTCAAGGAGCAG GTGGATGCTGCTCTGGGTGCCGAGGAGATGGTGGAGATGCTGACAGACCGGAATCTGAATCTGGAAGAGAAAGTGCGGGAGTTGAGGGAGACTGTTGGGGATTTG GAAGCAATGAATGAGATGAACGATGAGCTTCAGGAGAATGCACGTGAGACAGAACTGGAGCTGCGGGAGCAGCTGGACATGGCGGGTGCCCGGGTGCGTGAAGCCCAGAAGCGTGTGGAGGCAGCACAGGAGACAGTTGCAGACTACCAGCAAACCATCAAGAAGTACCGCCAGTTGACTGCCCATCTACAG GATGTGAATCGTGAACTGACAAACCAGCAGGAAGCATCTGTGGAGAGGCAGCAACAGCCGCCTCCAGAGACTTTTGACTTCAAAATCAAGTTTGCTGAGACTAAGGCCCATGCCAAG GCAATTGAGATGGAATTGAGGCAGATGGAGGTGGCCCAGGCCAACCGACACATGTCACTGCTGACAGCCTTCATGCCTGACAGCTTCCTTCGGCCAGGTGGGGACCATGACTGTGTCCTGGTGCTGCTGCTCATGCCTCGTCTCATTTGCAAG GCAGAGCTCATCAGGAAGCAGGCCCAGGAGAAGTTTGAACTAAGCGAGAACTGCTCAGAGCGGCCTGGGCTGCGAGGAGCTGCAGGGGAGCAGCTCAGCTTTGCTGCTGGGCTGGTGTACTCGCTGAGTCTGCTGCAGGCTACACTACACCGCTATGAGCA TGCCCTCTCTCAGTGCAATGTGGATGTGTATAAGAAGGTGGGCAGCCTCTATCCTGAGATGAGTGCCCATGAGCGCTCCTTGGATTTCCTCATCGAGCTGCTGCACAAGGATCAGCTAGATGAGACTGTCAATGTGGAGCCTCTCACCAAGGCCATCAAGTACTACCAG CATCTGTACAGCATCCACCTTGCTGATCAGCCTGAGGACTGTACCATGCAGCTGGCTGACCACATTAAG TTCACCCAGAGTGCCCTGGACTGCATGAGTGTGGAGGTGGCACGGCTGCGTGCCTTCTTGCAG GGCGGGCAGGAGGCTTCAGATATTGCCCTCCTGCTCCGAGACCTGGAAACGTCATGCAGTGACATCCACCAATTCTGCAAGAAGATCCGAAGGCGAATGCCAGGAACAGATGCTCCTGGGATCCCAGCTGCACTGGCCTTTGGACTACAG GTATCCGACACACTCTTAGACTGTAGGAAACACTTAACGTGGGTGGTGGCTGTGCTGCAGGAGGTAGCAGCAGCTGCTGCCCAGCTCATTGCCCCACTGGCAGAGAATGAAGGGCTCCCTGTGGCTGCCCTGGAGGAGCTGGCTTTCAAAGCAAGTGAGCAG ATCTATGGGACCCCCTCCAGTAGCCCCTATGAGTGTCTGCGCCAGTCGTGCAACATCCTCATCAGCACCATGAACAAGCTGGCCACAGCCATGCAGGAGGGGGAGTATGATGCAGAACGGCCCCCCAGCAAG CCTCCCCCAGTTGAGCTGCGGGCTGCAGCCCTTCGTGCAGAGATCACAGATGCTGAAGGCCTGGGTTTGAAGCTTGAAGATCGAGAGACAGTCATCAAGGAGTTGAAGAAGTCACTCAAGATTAAG GGGGAGGAGCTGAGTGAGGCCAATGTGCGGCTGAGCCTCCTGGAGAAGAAGCTGGACAGTGCTGCCAAGGATGCGGATGAACGCATTGAGAAAGTCCAGACTCGGCTGGAGGAGACCCAGACGCTGTTGCGGAAGAAAGAGAA agattttgaggAAACGATGGATGCACTCCAGGCTGACATTGACCAGCTGGAGGCAGAGAAGGTAGAGCTAAAGCAGCGGCTGAACAGCCAGACCAAGCGCACGATTGAGGGGCTCAGGGGGCCACCTCCCTCAGGCATTGCTACCCTGGTCTCTGGCATTGCTGGTG GGGGCACCCCTGGGCAGGCTCCAGGATCCATGCCAGGCCTGGGGCTGGTGAAGGACTCACCACTGCTGCTTCAGCAGATCTCTGCCATGAGACTGCACATCTCCCAGCTCCAGCATGAGAACAGCATTCTCAAG GGAGCCCAGATGAAGGCAGCCTTGGCAGCCCTGCCCCCTTTGCATGTTGCAAAGCTATCCCTCTCACCCCCTGAGGGCCCTGGTGGTGAGCTAGCAGCTGGAGCACTATATCGTAAGACCAGCCAGCTGCTAGAGACATTAAATCGGCTGAGCACACATACCCACATAGTAGACATCACTCGCACCAGTCCTG CTGCCAAGAGTCCATCGGCCCAGCTTATGGAGCAAGTGGCTCAGCTCAAGTCCCTGAGTGACACCATTGAGAAGCTCAAG GATGAAGTCCTCAAGGAGACAGTATCTCAGCGCTCTGGAGCCACAGtctgcactgactttgccacttTCCCTTCATCAGCCTTCCTCAGG GCCAAGGAAGAGCAGCAGGACGACACGGTCTACATGGGCAAAGTGACCTTCTCATGTGCAGCTGGCCTTGGACAGCGACACCGGCTGGTGCTGACCCAGGAGCAGCTGCACCAGCTTCACAGTCGCCTCATCTCCTAA
- the DCTN1 gene encoding dynactin subunit 1 isoform X4, producing the protein MSAEASARPLRVGSRVEVIGKGHRGTVAYVGATLFATGKWVGVILDEAKGKNDGTVQGRKYFTCDEGHGIFVRQSQIQVFEDGADTTSPETPDSSVSKVLKREGTDSAAKTSKLSSFDGCKDIRLSVQTQTTTRRPKPTRPASTGVSGASSSLGPSGSASAGELSSSEPSTPAQTPLAAPIIPTPALTSPGAAPPLPSPSKEEEGLRAQVRDLEEKLETLRLKRAEDKAKLKELEKHKIQLEQVQEWKSKMQEQQADLQRRLKEARKEAKEALEAKERYMEEMADTADAIEMATLDKEMAEERAESLQQEVEALKERVDELTTDLEILKAEIEEKGSDGAASSYQLKQLEEQNARLKDALVRMRDLSSSEKQEHVKLQKLMEKKNQELEVVRQQRERLQEELTQAEGTIDELKEQVDAALGAEEMVEMLTDRNLNLEEKVRELRETVGDLEAMNEMNDELQENARETELELREQLDMAGARVREAQKRVEAAQETVADYQQTIKKYRQLTAHLQDVNRELTNQQEASVERQQQPPPETFDFKIKFAETKAHAKAIEMELRQMEVAQANRHMSLLTAFMPDSFLRPGGDHDCVLVLLLMPRLICKAELIRKQAQEKFELSENCSERPGLRGAAGEQLSFAAGLVYSLSLLQATLHRYEHALSQCNVDVYKKVGSLYPEMSAHERSLDFLIELLHKDQLDETVNVEPLTKAIKYYQHLYSIHLADQPEDCTMQLADHIKFTQSALDCMSVEVARLRAFLQGGQEASDIALLLRDLETSCSDIHQFCKKIRRRMPGTDAPGIPAALAFGLQVSDTLLDCRKHLTWVVAVLQEVAAAAAQLIAPLAENEGLPVAALEELAFKASEQIYGTPSSSPYECLRQSCNILISTMNKLATAMQEGEYDAERPPSKPPPVELRAAALRAEITDAEGLGLKLEDRETVIKELKKSLKIKGEELSEANVRLSLLEKKLDSAAKDADERIEKVQTRLEETQTLLRKKEKDFEETMDALQADIDQLEAEKVELKQRLNSQTKRTIEGLRGPPPSGIATLVSGIAGGGTPGQAPGSMPGLGLVKDSPLLLQQISAMRLHISQLQHENSILKGAQMKAALAALPPLHVAKLSLSPPEGPGGELAAGALYRKTSQLLETLNRLSTHTHIVDITRTSPAAKSPSAQLMEQVAQLKSLSDTIEKLKDEVLKETVSQRSGATVCTDFATFPSSAFLRAKEEQQDDTVYMGKVTFSCAAGLGQRHRLVLTQEQLHQLHSRLIS; encoded by the exons ATGAGTGCAGAGGCAAGTGCCCGGCCTCTGCGAGTGGGCTCCCGTGTGGAGGTGATTGGAAAAGGCCACCGAGGCACTGTGGCCTATGTTGGAGCCACTCTCTTTGCCACTGGCAAATGGGTAGGTGTGATCCTGGATGAAGCAAAGGGCAAGAATGATGGAACTGTCCAAGGCAGGAAGTACTTCACTTGTGATGAAGGGCATGGCATCTTTGTGCGCCAATCCCAG ATCCAGGTATTTGAAGATGGTGCAGATACTACTTCTCCAGAGACACCTGATTCTTCTGTGTCAAAGGTCCTCAAACGAG AGGGAACTGATTCAGCTGCAAAGACTAGCAAACTG AGTTCCTTTGATGGATGCAAGGACATCAGGCTCAGTGTCCAGACCCAG ACCACAACTCGGCGGCCCAAG CCCACCCGCCCAGCCAGTACCGGGGTCTCTGGGGCCAGTAGTTCCCTGGGCCCCTCCGGCTCAGCATCAGCAGGTGAGCTGAGCAGCAGTGAGCCCAGCACCCCGGCTCAGACTCCACTGGCAGCACCCATCATCCCCACACCGGCCCTCACCTCTCCTGGAGCAGCCCCCCCACTTCCTTCCCCCTCCAAG GAAGAGGAGGGACTGAGGGCCCAGGTGCGGGACCTGGAGGAGAAACTGGAGACCCTGCGGCTGAAACGGGCAGAAGACAAGGCAAAGCTAAAAGAACTGGAGAAACACAAGATCCAGCTGGAACAAGTGCAGGAATGGAAGAGCAAAATGCAGGAGCAGCAGGCAGATCTACAGCGGCGCCTCAAAGAAGCACGGAAG GAAGCCAAAGAGGCACTGGAGGCAAAGGAACGCTACATGGAGGAGATGGCGGACACTGCTGATGCCATTGAGATGGCCACTCTTGACAAGGAGATGGCTGAAGAGCGGGCTGAGTCTCTGCAGCAGGAGGTGGAGGCATTGAAGGAGCGTGTGGATGAGCTCACCACTGACTTAGAGATCCTCAAGGCTGAGATTGAAGAGAAGG GCTCAGATGGGGCTGCGTCCAGTTATCAGCTCAAGCAGCTTGAGGAGCAGAATGCCCGCCTAAAGGATGCCCTGGTGAG GATGCGGGATCTTTCTTCTTCGGAGAAGCAGGAGCATGTGAAGCTCCAGAAGCTCATGGAAAAGAAGAACCAAGAGCTGGAAGTCGTGAGGCAACAACGGGAGCGTCTGCAGGAGGAGCTGACCCAGGCAGAGGGCACCATTGATGAGCTCAAGGAGCAG GTGGATGCTGCTCTGGGTGCCGAGGAGATGGTGGAGATGCTGACAGACCGGAATCTGAATCTGGAAGAGAAAGTGCGGGAGTTGAGGGAGACTGTTGGGGATTTG GAAGCAATGAATGAGATGAACGATGAGCTTCAGGAGAATGCACGTGAGACAGAACTGGAGCTGCGGGAGCAGCTGGACATGGCGGGTGCCCGGGTGCGTGAAGCCCAGAAGCGTGTGGAGGCAGCACAGGAGACAGTTGCAGACTACCAGCAAACCATCAAGAAGTACCGCCAGTTGACTGCCCATCTACAG GATGTGAATCGTGAACTGACAAACCAGCAGGAAGCATCTGTGGAGAGGCAGCAACAGCCGCCTCCAGAGACTTTTGACTTCAAAATCAAGTTTGCTGAGACTAAGGCCCATGCCAAG GCAATTGAGATGGAATTGAGGCAGATGGAGGTGGCCCAGGCCAACCGACACATGTCACTGCTGACAGCCTTCATGCCTGACAGCTTCCTTCGGCCAGGTGGGGACCATGACTGTGTCCTGGTGCTGCTGCTCATGCCTCGTCTCATTTGCAAG GCAGAGCTCATCAGGAAGCAGGCCCAGGAGAAGTTTGAACTAAGCGAGAACTGCTCAGAGCGGCCTGGGCTGCGAGGAGCTGCAGGGGAGCAGCTCAGCTTTGCTGCTGGGCTGGTGTACTCGCTGAGTCTGCTGCAGGCTACACTACACCGCTATGAGCA TGCCCTCTCTCAGTGCAATGTGGATGTGTATAAGAAGGTGGGCAGCCTCTATCCTGAGATGAGTGCCCATGAGCGCTCCTTGGATTTCCTCATCGAGCTGCTGCACAAGGATCAGCTAGATGAGACTGTCAATGTGGAGCCTCTCACCAAGGCCATCAAGTACTACCAG CATCTGTACAGCATCCACCTTGCTGATCAGCCTGAGGACTGTACCATGCAGCTGGCTGACCACATTAAG TTCACCCAGAGTGCCCTGGACTGCATGAGTGTGGAGGTGGCACGGCTGCGTGCCTTCTTGCAG GGCGGGCAGGAGGCTTCAGATATTGCCCTCCTGCTCCGAGACCTGGAAACGTCATGCAGTGACATCCACCAATTCTGCAAGAAGATCCGAAGGCGAATGCCAGGAACAGATGCTCCTGGGATCCCAGCTGCACTGGCCTTTGGACTACAG GTATCCGACACACTCTTAGACTGTAGGAAACACTTAACGTGGGTGGTGGCTGTGCTGCAGGAGGTAGCAGCAGCTGCTGCCCAGCTCATTGCCCCACTGGCAGAGAATGAAGGGCTCCCTGTGGCTGCCCTGGAGGAGCTGGCTTTCAAAGCAAGTGAGCAG ATCTATGGGACCCCCTCCAGTAGCCCCTATGAGTGTCTGCGCCAGTCGTGCAACATCCTCATCAGCACCATGAACAAGCTGGCCACAGCCATGCAGGAGGGGGAGTATGATGCAGAACGGCCCCCCAGCAAG CCTCCCCCAGTTGAGCTGCGGGCTGCAGCCCTTCGTGCAGAGATCACAGATGCTGAAGGCCTGGGTTTGAAGCTTGAAGATCGAGAGACAGTCATCAAGGAGTTGAAGAAGTCACTCAAGATTAAG GGGGAGGAGCTGAGTGAGGCCAATGTGCGGCTGAGCCTCCTGGAGAAGAAGCTGGACAGTGCTGCCAAGGATGCGGATGAACGCATTGAGAAAGTCCAGACTCGGCTGGAGGAGACCCAGACGCTGTTGCGGAAGAAAGAGAA agattttgaggAAACGATGGATGCACTCCAGGCTGACATTGACCAGCTGGAGGCAGAGAAGGTAGAGCTAAAGCAGCGGCTGAACAGCCAGACCAAGCGCACGATTGAGGGGCTCAGGGGGCCACCTCCCTCAGGCATTGCTACCCTGGTCTCTGGCATTGCTGGTG GGGGCACCCCTGGGCAGGCTCCAGGATCCATGCCAGGCCTGGGGCTGGTGAAGGACTCACCACTGCTGCTTCAGCAGATCTCTGCCATGAGACTGCACATCTCCCAGCTCCAGCATGAGAACAGCATTCTCAAG GGAGCCCAGATGAAGGCAGCCTTGGCAGCCCTGCCCCCTTTGCATGTTGCAAAGCTATCCCTCTCACCCCCTGAGGGCCCTGGTGGTGAGCTAGCAGCTGGAGCACTATATCGTAAGACCAGCCAGCTGCTAGAGACATTAAATCGGCTGAGCACACATACCCACATAGTAGACATCACTCGCACCAGTCCTG CTGCCAAGAGTCCATCGGCCCAGCTTATGGAGCAAGTGGCTCAGCTCAAGTCCCTGAGTGACACCATTGAGAAGCTCAAG GATGAAGTCCTCAAGGAGACAGTATCTCAGCGCTCTGGAGCCACAGtctgcactgactttgccacttTCCCTTCATCAGCCTTCCTCAGG GCCAAGGAAGAGCAGCAGGACGACACGGTCTACATGGGCAAAGTGACCTTCTCATGTGCAGCTGGCCTTGGACAGCGACACCGGCTGGTGCTGACCCAGGAGCAGCTGCACCAGCTTCACAGTCGCCTCATCTCCTAA